A window from Planococcus maritimus encodes these proteins:
- a CDS encoding VOC family protein, which produces MSINVYMIFNGNCKEAVGYYATIFGTEPPELSRFGDMPPEPGQDMPEEMKARVMHANLNIHGSAVMFSDAMTNEPIRFGENINVTVLSNDLTKMKTEFNQLGQDGTVHMELQETFWSPGYGIVEDKYGIVWMFNHDDTQTS; this is translated from the coding sequence ATGTCTATCAACGTTTATATGATTTTCAATGGAAACTGCAAAGAGGCAGTAGGCTATTACGCAACCATATTCGGTACGGAACCACCCGAACTTTCACGCTTTGGCGACATGCCCCCCGAGCCCGGACAGGATATGCCAGAAGAGATGAAAGCCCGGGTCATGCACGCGAATTTGAATATTCATGGCAGTGCTGTCATGTTTTCAGATGCCATGACAAATGAACCCATTAGGTTTGGCGAAAACATCAACGTCACCGTCCTATCGAATGATTTGACGAAAATGAAGACCGAGTTCAATCAGCTCGGACAAGACGGAACCGTCCATATGGAGTTGCAGGAAACGTTTTGGAGTCCTGGATACGGCATTGTAGAAGACAAATATGGCATCGTCTGGATGTTCAACCATGATGATACCCAAACAAGCTAA
- a CDS encoding iron chelate uptake ABC transporter family permease subunit produces the protein MRDIHKMWILILLATAACGLYLFDNLNGSFDYALPRRGVKVFAMVLTGVAIAYATVVFQTITHNRILTPSIMGLDSLYMLLQTLLIFFLGSGHITIINQQVNFLLSIAVMVVFALLFYKLLFKKDNQPIYFLLLIGIILGTFFGSVSTFLQVLIDPNEFQIVQDRMFASFNNVNADLVWISLFFIIVLLGLAWRHNASLDVLSLGRDTAVNLGVGYDALVKKMLVLSAVLIAIATALVGPITFFGLIVANLSYQFFKSYKHSVVIAGASIISIVALVGGQWVVEHIFTFNTTLSVIINFIGGIYFIYLLLKESRSK, from the coding sequence ATGCGTGACATACATAAAATGTGGATTTTGATCTTACTTGCCACGGCAGCGTGCGGTTTGTATTTATTCGATAATTTGAATGGCAGTTTCGATTATGCATTGCCAAGACGAGGTGTCAAAGTCTTTGCGATGGTGCTGACAGGTGTGGCGATTGCTTATGCGACAGTGGTATTCCAAACCATTACACACAACCGCATTTTGACACCGAGCATTATGGGCTTGGATTCGCTGTATATGCTATTGCAGACATTGTTGATATTCTTCCTGGGGTCAGGGCACATCACGATCATCAACCAGCAAGTGAACTTCTTGCTGTCAATCGCCGTCATGGTCGTCTTCGCGTTATTGTTCTATAAATTACTGTTCAAAAAAGATAACCAGCCGATTTATTTCTTATTGCTAATCGGTATCATTCTCGGTACGTTTTTCGGCAGCGTCTCGACTTTCCTGCAGGTACTGATCGACCCGAACGAATTCCAGATCGTCCAAGACCGGATGTTCGCGAGTTTCAATAACGTCAATGCTGATTTGGTGTGGATATCACTGTTCTTCATTATTGTCTTGCTCGGTTTGGCTTGGCGCCATAATGCGTCGCTCGATGTGCTGTCTTTAGGTCGGGACACCGCGGTGAACCTTGGTGTCGGGTATGATGCACTTGTCAAAAAGATGCTTGTGCTTTCTGCAGTATTGATTGCGATTGCCACTGCCTTGGTCGGTCCGATTACGTTTTTCGGCTTGATCGTCGCCAATCTATCCTATCAATTTTTCAAATCCTATAAGCATTCGGTCGTCATTGCCGGTGCGAGCATCATCAGCATCGTGGCACTGGTCGGCGGGCAATGGGTCGTCGAACATATCTTCACGTTTAATACGACGCTCAGTGTCATCATCAATTTCATCGGCGGTATCTATTTCATCTATTTGCTATTAAAGGAGAGTCGGTCTAAATGA
- the hflX gene encoding GTPase HflX — MEQLVEKAIIVGVQLQKDTHFEYSMEELRNLAGALGVEVVGELHQNLERVNPAHYVGTGKVEEAKVMYEETDANLIIFNDELSPSQIRNLEEELECKVIDRTMLILDIFSRRARTREAQVQVELAQLQYMLPRLVGLRASLGRQGGASSGGLANRGAGETKLELDRRKIEDQITKLRRELDQVKEQRTTQRKQRLKKGLPVVSLVGYTNAGKSTVLNSLLLKTGQDADKQVFEKDMLFATLDTSIRQIRLEDNKTFLLSDTVGFVSRLPHHLVKAFRSTLEEARNADLLLHVVDVSNDERDYMMEVTEATLQDVGVENVPTLYVYNKSDLAGVAYPRKSTDAVWISAKEGAGLDELIESIRDRLFANHVMCRMEIPFGRGDVVAYLSDHASIKETEYGETGTLITVELSRADYDRYEQFVVGK; from the coding sequence ATGGAACAATTAGTGGAAAAAGCGATTATTGTGGGTGTTCAATTGCAAAAAGACACTCATTTTGAATACAGCATGGAAGAATTACGGAATTTAGCAGGGGCGCTCGGCGTTGAAGTGGTGGGCGAACTTCACCAAAATTTAGAGCGCGTGAATCCGGCCCATTACGTTGGCACTGGGAAAGTGGAAGAAGCCAAAGTAATGTATGAGGAAACAGATGCCAACTTAATCATCTTCAACGATGAATTATCGCCGTCTCAAATCCGCAATCTGGAAGAAGAATTGGAATGCAAAGTCATTGACCGGACGATGCTTATTTTGGATATTTTCTCGAGGCGCGCCCGCACCCGTGAAGCACAAGTGCAGGTTGAACTGGCGCAATTACAGTATATGCTGCCACGCCTAGTCGGCTTGCGTGCTTCGCTCGGACGACAAGGCGGCGCTAGTAGCGGCGGGCTTGCCAACCGTGGTGCCGGGGAGACAAAACTTGAGCTAGACCGGCGGAAAATCGAAGACCAGATCACCAAGCTTAGACGGGAACTCGACCAAGTGAAAGAGCAACGTACCACACAGCGAAAGCAACGCTTGAAAAAGGGCTTACCGGTTGTATCGCTTGTTGGATACACCAACGCAGGCAAGTCGACGGTCCTCAACAGCTTATTGTTGAAGACGGGGCAGGACGCGGACAAGCAGGTTTTTGAAAAAGATATGCTGTTCGCAACTTTGGATACTTCCATTCGCCAAATCCGTCTAGAAGACAACAAGACGTTTTTGCTGTCGGACACGGTCGGATTTGTCAGTCGCTTACCGCACCATCTCGTCAAAGCATTCCGCTCGACATTAGAAGAAGCACGCAACGCAGATTTATTGCTTCACGTGGTCGACGTATCGAACGATGAGCGCGACTATATGATGGAAGTGACCGAGGCGACTTTGCAGGACGTAGGCGTCGAAAATGTTCCGACTTTATATGTCTATAATAAATCGGACCTCGCTGGCGTCGCGTACCCAAGAAAAAGTACCGATGCGGTCTGGATTTCTGCAAAAGAAGGCGCAGGGCTCGATGAACTGATCGAGAGCATCCGTGACCGGCTCTTTGCGAACCACGTCATGTGCCGAATGGAAATCCCATTTGGACGCGGGGATGTCGTCGCATATTTAAGTGATCATGCGAGCATTAAAGAAACCGAATACGGTGAAACTGGCACCTTGATCACCGTGGAATTAAGCCGCGCGGATTATGACCGTTACGAGCAGTTCGTCGTAGGCAAATAA
- a CDS encoding phosphatase PAP2 family protein, producing MKRVFYPLAMATLLGFFGILYYYQQEPARELDEQAASWFGGFGWLQAMSFIGEQWTIFAVSFLLLVFLWAFRQNYRGMLFVFLTVGAGNALNHLLQQWFARPMPGFPEEVASYGFPSNHAMVGLLYLFTLAYFLGERVGTKSLRLAIWLAAILLTLLTALSQVASGVQYLSDVLAGLFLGYTLFVLVAIWYEMRERQFRKRQYMRTVEREDVN from the coding sequence ATGAAGCGAGTCTTTTATCCGTTGGCGATGGCGACCTTACTTGGTTTTTTCGGCATCCTTTATTATTATCAACAAGAACCGGCCCGTGAACTGGACGAGCAGGCGGCATCTTGGTTCGGTGGGTTCGGGTGGCTTCAGGCCATGTCGTTCATCGGGGAGCAATGGACGATTTTTGCAGTGAGCTTTTTGCTTCTTGTGTTCTTATGGGCGTTCCGCCAAAACTACAGGGGGATGCTTTTCGTCTTTTTGACGGTGGGGGCAGGAAATGCGTTAAATCATTTGCTGCAGCAATGGTTCGCCCGGCCGATGCCGGGGTTTCCTGAGGAAGTAGCGTCTTATGGCTTTCCGTCCAATCACGCAATGGTTGGCTTATTGTATTTGTTTACCCTTGCTTATTTTCTTGGCGAAAGAGTTGGCACGAAATCGCTTCGCCTGGCGATCTGGCTGGCTGCGATTTTGCTGACATTGCTCACCGCTTTATCGCAAGTGGCCAGCGGTGTTCAATACTTGTCGGATGTGCTGGCAGGGCTGTTCCTCGGCTATACCTTATTCGTTTTGGTGGCCATTTGGTATGAAATGAGGGAGCGGCAATTCCGCAAGCGCCAGTATATGCGCACTGTCGAGCGGGAAGATGTAAATTAG
- a CDS encoding ABC transporter permease has product MKKRILIPILILLSFISLFVGVSSISPLDLLDFQSEETQIFLVSRFPRLVAILLAGAGMSMAGLIMQQLSRNKFVSPTTAGTLDATRLGILVSMLLFANASMIEKMAVAFFFALAGTFLFMQILNRIKFKDAIFIPLIGLMFGNILSSITTFFAYRADVIQNMSAWLQGDFSMVMKGSYELLYISVPVFIIAYMYANRFTVAGMGEDFSKNLGLKYRSVVNIGLTLVALITATVVLTVGMIPFLGLIIPNIVSIFKGDHLQKTLPHTAMLGAIFLLVCDILGRVLIYPYEITISLMVGVIGSFIFLIMLFRRKAYA; this is encoded by the coding sequence ATGAAAAAACGTATTCTAATACCCATATTGATCCTTTTATCGTTCATCTCCCTGTTTGTCGGAGTTAGCAGTATTAGTCCGCTCGACCTTCTGGATTTTCAATCAGAAGAAACGCAGATTTTCCTCGTTAGCCGTTTTCCTCGACTCGTCGCGATTTTGCTTGCGGGAGCAGGCATGAGCATGGCGGGGCTCATCATGCAGCAATTGAGCCGCAATAAATTCGTCTCGCCGACAACTGCCGGGACGCTCGATGCGACACGTCTCGGGATTCTCGTCTCGATGTTATTGTTTGCGAATGCATCGATGATTGAAAAAATGGCGGTGGCTTTCTTCTTCGCACTCGCCGGCACGTTCTTGTTCATGCAAATCCTCAACCGCATCAAATTCAAAGATGCCATCTTTATTCCGCTCATCGGCTTGATGTTCGGCAATATCCTGTCTTCGATCACCACGTTTTTCGCCTACCGCGCAGACGTTATCCAGAACATGTCAGCTTGGCTGCAGGGCGATTTCTCGATGGTCATGAAAGGTAGTTATGAACTTCTTTACATCAGCGTGCCCGTTTTCATCATCGCTTATATGTACGCCAACCGCTTTACAGTCGCAGGGATGGGGGAGGATTTCTCCAAAAATCTCGGACTGAAATATCGCAGTGTTGTCAACATCGGCTTGACCTTGGTGGCGCTCATTACAGCGACTGTCGTATTGACTGTTGGAATGATTCCATTTCTCGGCTTGATTATTCCGAATATCGTCTCCATCTTCAAGGGAGACCATCTTCAAAAAACCTTGCCGCATACCGCAATGCTCGGAGCCATTTTCTTATTGGTGTGCGACATTCTCGGGCGGGTCTTGATTTATCCGTATGAGATCACGATCAGCCTGATGGTCGGTGTCATCGGAAGCTTTATCTTTCTAATCATGCTGTTTAGGAGGAAAGCATATGCGTGA
- the putP gene encoding sodium/proline symporter PutP — protein MTDTTYQIIALLVYLAAMLFIGWYAYKKTADLSDYMLGGRGLGPSVAALSAGASDMSGWLLLGLPGAIYVGGLVEVWIAIGLTIGAFLNWFFVAPRLRIYSFVTSDSITIPSFLENRLKDSSRLLRIVAGIIILIFFTFYVSSGMVASGLFFQSSFGMDYHLGLVIGSVVVVAYTLFGGFLAVSYTDFVQGVMMFLSLIAVPVVGIFVTGGFGETAASIREVDPNMLSLVSGASTIGVISAAAWGLGYFGQPHIIVRFMAIKTLKEVRTARRIGMGWMILSLIGATGTALIGIAYFQQNPGSTLVDPEAVFLDMSQVLFHPLVAGFVLAAVLAAIMSTISSQLLVSSSALIEDLYKIAFKKESSAKGYVMLGRIAVAAIAVIAATLAWEQNNTILGLVAYAWAGFGAAFGPIILLSLFWRKLTAKGALAGMLVGAITVIIWDLVGNMEGASANDLTMFMGSVYEIIPGFFLSWLATWGVSLMTYKPNAEIDAEFDETVRLIEEDKN, from the coding sequence ATGACAGATACAACCTATCAAATCATAGCCTTACTCGTGTACCTCGCGGCTATGCTATTCATTGGCTGGTATGCGTATAAGAAGACAGCCGACTTATCCGATTACATGCTCGGGGGAAGGGGACTCGGCCCATCCGTTGCAGCTCTCAGTGCCGGCGCATCCGATATGTCTGGATGGCTATTGCTCGGACTGCCTGGCGCCATTTACGTTGGCGGGCTCGTGGAAGTCTGGATCGCCATCGGGTTAACCATCGGTGCATTTCTGAACTGGTTCTTTGTTGCGCCTCGTCTACGGATCTACTCATTCGTCACCAGTGATTCCATCACCATTCCTAGCTTCTTAGAAAATCGTTTAAAAGATAGTTCGCGCCTATTGCGGATTGTCGCTGGTATTATCATTTTGATTTTCTTCACATTCTACGTTTCATCCGGAATGGTAGCTTCTGGCTTATTCTTCCAGAGCTCATTCGGAATGGATTACCATCTTGGCCTCGTTATTGGTTCCGTGGTAGTTGTTGCATACACATTATTCGGCGGGTTTCTCGCCGTCAGTTACACGGACTTTGTTCAAGGGGTCATGATGTTCTTGTCGCTTATTGCAGTACCGGTCGTCGGGATTTTCGTTACCGGCGGATTCGGGGAAACAGCAGCAAGTATTCGGGAAGTCGATCCGAACATGTTGAGCCTTGTGTCAGGGGCCTCTACGATCGGCGTTATTTCAGCCGCTGCCTGGGGTCTTGGTTACTTCGGCCAGCCACATATCATCGTCCGTTTTATGGCCATTAAAACCTTGAAGGAAGTTCGTACAGCCCGCCGCATCGGTATGGGCTGGATGATCTTAAGCCTTATCGGGGCAACGGGTACGGCTTTGATCGGGATTGCGTATTTCCAGCAAAATCCTGGATCTACATTGGTGGACCCGGAAGCAGTTTTCTTGGACATGAGCCAAGTACTGTTCCATCCGCTAGTGGCAGGCTTTGTCCTGGCAGCAGTTCTAGCAGCAATTATGAGTACGATTTCGTCTCAATTGCTGGTCAGCTCATCTGCCTTGATCGAAGATTTGTACAAAATCGCTTTCAAAAAAGAGTCTAGCGCGAAAGGTTATGTCATGCTTGGGCGTATCGCTGTAGCAGCCATCGCTGTTATCGCGGCCACGCTTGCATGGGAGCAGAACAATACCATCCTTGGATTGGTCGCTTATGCATGGGCAGGATTCGGTGCTGCTTTTGGCCCGATCATTTTGCTGTCGCTCTTCTGGCGCAAGCTTACTGCTAAAGGTGCACTCGCTGGTATGCTCGTTGGTGCCATCACGGTTATCATCTGGGATCTAGTGGGTAATATGGAAGGCGCTTCTGCTAATGATCTAACCATGTTCATGGGCAGCGTCTACGAAATCATCCCTGGCTTCTTCCTTAGCTGGTTAGCTACTTGGGGTGTCAGCTTGATGACATACAAACCTAATGCTGAAATCGATGCAGAATTCGATGAAACCGTTCGCTTGATCGAAGAAGACAAAAACTAA
- a CDS encoding BCCT family transporter, with product MDKKLLTNPVFLISTAVILLLVVAGAFMPIRFGEVAGTLFNFTTLNFGWFYLLAVFIITLFLIIIAISKYGSIRLGADSDRPEFPFFTWIGMLFSAGFGAGLVFWGVAEPMSHFFTTPFGTEGQTEEAARIAMGYSFFHWGISQWSVFAIVGLVIGFLQFRRKKPGLVSTALEPVLGAKPVVKHTIDSLAVIATVMGIATSLGLGVLQMNGGLNAVFGIDNAFPIQLAIIGVMFAAYTLSSSTGLHKGIAYLSNLNLGLALVLMVFVFFAGPTVFIMDTFTLAIGDYITNFVQYSLRMEPYTEGEWVLGWTIFYWAWATAWSPFVGAFVARVSRGRTIREFVFGVLVIPPAIACVWIAVFGGTALWYDLNQQSGIAEAVNVDLTSALFQTFDVLPLSTIMSVLAILLIFTFLVTSADSATYILATMTSFGSLNPPTLFKVIWGVLMSAIAAVLLYAGGLSALQTASLISALPFTVLLLLMLWSFTKIIRGEAPPIRKSELRRFRRLEREARKQQNK from the coding sequence ATGGATAAAAAATTATTGACAAACCCCGTGTTTCTCATATCAACAGCCGTGATCCTGCTGTTGGTTGTTGCTGGGGCATTCATGCCGATTCGTTTCGGCGAAGTCGCCGGCACCTTATTTAACTTCACTACTTTGAACTTCGGTTGGTTCTACTTACTCGCAGTCTTCATCATCACCCTTTTCCTAATCATCATTGCTATTAGTAAATATGGCAGCATTCGGCTTGGCGCCGACTCTGACCGTCCGGAATTCCCTTTCTTCACTTGGATCGGCATGCTATTTTCAGCCGGTTTCGGTGCAGGGCTCGTATTCTGGGGCGTTGCGGAACCGATGAGTCACTTCTTCACCACGCCGTTCGGCACTGAAGGACAAACAGAAGAAGCCGCGCGCATTGCGATGGGCTATTCGTTCTTCCACTGGGGCATTAGCCAATGGTCAGTTTTTGCAATCGTCGGGTTGGTTATCGGCTTCCTGCAGTTCAGACGCAAAAAGCCAGGACTTGTCTCGACTGCACTTGAACCAGTCCTCGGTGCAAAACCAGTGGTCAAACATACGATTGATTCACTCGCCGTCATTGCGACTGTCATGGGGATCGCGACTTCACTAGGTCTAGGCGTCTTGCAGATGAATGGCGGATTGAACGCCGTCTTTGGCATCGACAATGCCTTTCCGATCCAATTGGCGATTATCGGTGTCATGTTCGCCGCCTATACTTTGTCTTCTTCCACAGGTCTTCATAAAGGGATTGCTTATTTAAGTAATTTGAACTTAGGCTTGGCACTTGTGTTAATGGTCTTCGTTTTCTTTGCAGGCCCGACAGTATTCATTATGGATACGTTTACGCTCGCAATCGGCGATTACATCACCAATTTTGTTCAGTATAGCTTGCGCATGGAGCCCTATACTGAAGGAGAATGGGTGCTTGGCTGGACCATTTTCTACTGGGCTTGGGCAACTGCTTGGTCTCCATTTGTCGGAGCGTTCGTTGCACGGGTTTCACGCGGGCGCACCATCCGCGAATTCGTCTTTGGTGTGCTGGTCATTCCGCCAGCCATCGCTTGCGTGTGGATCGCCGTCTTCGGCGGTACGGCCTTATGGTATGACCTGAACCAGCAATCAGGCATTGCGGAAGCGGTCAATGTAGATTTGACTTCTGCATTGTTCCAAACCTTTGACGTGCTCCCGTTGTCGACCATTATGTCCGTATTGGCGATTTTGCTGATCTTCACTTTCCTAGTGACATCAGCTGACTCCGCTACATACATCTTGGCGACAATGACTAGTTTCGGCAGCTTGAACCCGCCAACATTGTTCAAAGTCATTTGGGGCGTTTTGATGTCTGCAATCGCAGCTGTCCTCCTTTACGCTGGCGGACTTAGCGCCTTGCAAACCGCCTCGCTCATATCGGCCCTGCCGTTTACGGTGCTGTTGCTGCTGATGCTTTGGTCGTTCACCAAAATCATCCGCGGCGAAGCACCGCCGATCCGCAAATCTGAATTACGCCGTTTCAGACGATTGGAACGCGAAGCACGAAAACAACAAAATAAGTAA
- a CDS encoding DUF6612 family protein, producing the protein MRKWVAVIGTSAAVIGLGACSSAEAPTTTEEENENPTQETQDKSQSASKVYTQAVEASRQVESLRAKSHTEQQMKMQPDGMEIDMTVDSDMEMTYEPLAFHQKGETSIVSEDIDNTNPMLTEMYMTEEGLYMHETSVDMWLKMPEEMQENMQSIAGQQSADPARQLDELGDFEEDFVLEETDEVYILTLDASGEEFQELTDEQLEKTLGQMEIEAPLAPEDLEVHAVNYVITLDKETYLADRMEVDMELDVDVRGEMMAIESQMQVDYSDYNAIDPIEIPPEVLEQAQEIEF; encoded by the coding sequence ATGAGAAAATGGGTGGCAGTCATCGGAACGAGTGCTGCTGTTATCGGCCTTGGCGCATGCAGTAGTGCGGAAGCGCCGACAACAACTGAAGAGGAAAATGAAAATCCAACACAGGAAACTCAGGACAAATCACAGAGCGCTTCAAAAGTTTACACACAAGCGGTAGAGGCTTCTCGGCAAGTTGAGAGTTTACGTGCAAAGTCACATACTGAACAACAGATGAAAATGCAGCCAGATGGCATGGAAATCGACATGACGGTGGATTCAGACATGGAAATGACCTATGAGCCTCTGGCATTTCACCAAAAAGGAGAGACCAGCATTGTATCCGAGGATATCGACAACACCAATCCGATGCTGACGGAAATGTATATGACCGAAGAAGGGTTATATATGCATGAAACGTCTGTCGACATGTGGCTGAAGATGCCGGAAGAAATGCAAGAAAACATGCAGTCGATTGCCGGACAGCAATCAGCCGACCCTGCGCGCCAATTGGACGAACTCGGTGATTTCGAGGAGGATTTCGTGCTGGAGGAAACAGATGAAGTCTACATCCTGACGCTCGATGCCTCAGGAGAAGAGTTCCAGGAACTGACGGATGAACAATTGGAGAAAACGCTGGGACAAATGGAGATCGAAGCCCCTCTAGCTCCGGAAGACCTAGAAGTGCATGCTGTGAACTACGTCATCACGCTGGATAAGGAAACGTATTTAGCGGACCGTATGGAAGTCGATATGGAGCTTGATGTCGATGTGCGCGGTGAAATGATGGCGATCGAATCGCAGATGCAAGTGGACTACAGCGATTACAACGCCATCGATCCGATCGAAATCCCGCCGGAAGTATTGGAACAAGCACAGGAAATCGAATTTTAA
- a CDS encoding VOC family protein, translating into MKLDHIVHFTHTDPKASSKFWNDNGFHAITGGSHKNWGTHNALMYGPDYYIEWLTVEDEHVALGSKHPLVEQLRYDDRGFGTICLRSDDLDQLAREIERKGFQTIGPMDAERLTETGETIRWRLLFIDQPISSALPLPFFIEWQERDEARFAGLKKKGAITKLNESLRLEALVFSVKDPAQSEAEWKSLLGNSLALENCQLLFELGDGPERLREVRFESVEREIVFEKGIYQAPRFG; encoded by the coding sequence ATGAAATTGGATCACATCGTTCACTTTACCCATACAGACCCAAAAGCCAGTAGCAAGTTTTGGAATGACAATGGATTCCACGCCATTACAGGGGGCAGCCATAAAAACTGGGGCACTCACAATGCCCTTATGTACGGCCCGGATTATTATATAGAATGGCTTACAGTTGAAGATGAACATGTGGCACTAGGTTCTAAGCATCCATTAGTCGAGCAACTGCGCTATGACGACAGAGGCTTCGGAACAATTTGCCTGCGCTCTGACGATTTAGATCAATTGGCAAGAGAAATTGAAAGGAAAGGGTTCCAGACTATCGGGCCAATGGACGCTGAACGGTTGACCGAAACGGGTGAGACCATCCGTTGGCGTTTACTTTTCATCGATCAGCCCATTTCATCCGCTTTGCCCTTGCCGTTTTTTATTGAATGGCAAGAGCGGGATGAGGCGCGTTTTGCTGGCTTGAAGAAAAAAGGCGCCATTACGAAACTCAATGAAAGTTTGCGCTTGGAGGCGCTCGTTTTTTCGGTAAAAGATCCAGCGCAAAGTGAAGCGGAGTGGAAAAGCTTGCTCGGAAATTCCCTTGCCCTGGAAAATTGTCAGCTGTTGTTTGAGCTGGGAGATGGGCCGGAACGTTTGCGAGAAGTGCGTTTCGAATCAGTTGAGCGGGAAATCGTTTTTGAGAAAGGGATTTACCAGGCGCCGCGTTTCGGATAG
- a CDS encoding DUF2188 domain-containing protein codes for MPWNKNDYPDSFKNLDEAVRNKAIEIANALLRDGYEEGRAIPIALDQARDTVEGDSDAPVYEIRKHSEGWQLKKKDSKKAILIEDTKDDLMGEAKRYVNRNNGELHIYAEDDSLQEKLYE; via the coding sequence ATGCCATGGAATAAGAACGATTACCCGGATTCTTTCAAAAATTTGGATGAGGCTGTTCGCAACAAAGCGATTGAGATTGCCAATGCCCTTTTACGTGATGGGTACGAAGAAGGACGCGCCATACCGATTGCGCTCGATCAGGCACGGGATACCGTAGAAGGCGATAGCGACGCCCCGGTCTACGAAATCCGCAAGCATTCGGAAGGATGGCAGTTGAAGAAGAAAGACAGCAAAAAAGCCATCCTCATTGAAGATACAAAGGATGACTTGATGGGCGAAGCGAAGCGTTACGTCAACCGCAACAACGGCGAACTTCACATTTATGCGGAAGACGATTCACTGCAGGAAAAATTATACGAGTGA
- a CDS encoding ABC transporter ATP-binding protein, translating to MIQVRELTKLYGKKQVVENVSVDIRRGQITSFIGPNGAGKSTLLSMVSRLLDADTGEVLIDKTNTKAMKSNEFSKRVSILKQSNFMNVRLTIRELVSFGRFPYSKGRLDAEDEQMVDQAIGYMDLEDMEHSYLDELSGGQRQRAFIAMVIAQDTDYVLLDEPLNNLDMKHSVQIMKILRRLVDELGKTVIIVLHDINFASVYSDRIVALKNGRVVKDGPTEEIIQSDALKEIYDMDIPIQQMDNCRICVYFNS from the coding sequence ATGATCCAAGTACGTGAACTGACGAAATTGTATGGAAAAAAACAAGTGGTGGAAAATGTTTCGGTCGATATTCGGCGGGGCCAGATCACTTCATTCATTGGGCCGAACGGGGCAGGGAAGTCGACGCTCTTGTCGATGGTCAGTCGTTTATTGGATGCAGATACCGGAGAAGTGTTGATCGACAAGACCAATACCAAAGCCATGAAGTCTAATGAATTCTCAAAGCGTGTGTCCATTTTGAAGCAATCGAATTTTATGAATGTGCGCTTGACGATACGAGAATTGGTTTCTTTCGGCCGCTTTCCGTATTCTAAAGGACGCCTGGACGCAGAAGATGAGCAAATGGTCGACCAAGCAATCGGTTATATGGACCTTGAGGACATGGAGCATTCCTATTTGGATGAATTGTCGGGCGGCCAGCGCCAGCGTGCATTTATCGCGATGGTCATTGCGCAAGATACTGATTATGTCCTGCTCGACGAACCATTAAATAACCTGGATATGAAGCACTCGGTACAAATCATGAAAATTTTGCGTCGTTTGGTCGATGAACTCGGCAAAACGGTCATTATCGTTCTTCACGATATCAACTTTGCTTCCGTGTATTCCGACCGCATCGTCGCGCTGAAAAATGGCCGCGTCGTCAAAGACGGGCCGACAGAAGAAATCATTCAATCGGATGCCTTGAAGGAAATTTACGATATGGACATCCCGATCCAACAAATGGATAACTGTCGAATTTGCGTCTATTTCAATTCCTGA